The sequence below is a genomic window from Thiomonas intermedia.
TTGCAGATCGACGCGAATGGTGACAACGCTGTTGACGCCTCACAGACCGTGCCAAGTAGTTCTGTCTTTGCGCTCATCTGCTTGAATTGATCCGGCTTGATCCGCGGCGCTGTTGCGATGGGGTTGGCCCGTACAAGGTGTCCGACCCCAAGCGCGCCTTCACGCACGGCCGATGTCAAGGGCTCGAAGGTATCGCGGCATGTCTCGTCAAAACCTTCTGCTGGACAGGCTGACTAGGCATTCGCTTTGCTCATGGACAGACTTTGCCCAAGGATCGATGACCAAGTCGCGACCCGGCTCAACCATCGTTTTCATGCATGTGGACGGGGCGACCCTTCTGGCGATCATAGTTCGCGATGACAGCCGGAGGAGTCGGGCAGAATGAGGAAATATCTCATTCCTGGCATGCAAGCCGATGGACGCCGCGGTGCGGCAGGCGGACCCCTTAATCCCGCCATCTCCAGCATCGGCGCGCACGCCAGCCTTTCCCTCTGCCGATTGAAAGAAAGACCATGTTGCGATGCATGCCGCGTTGGGCGGTGCAAGGGGCCATGGGTTGCCTCCTGATCGGCACGGCTCTGGGCCTCCAGGGCTGTGGTGGCGGGTCCGGGCCGAGCGCCCCGGGCGATGCCTGCGCCACCTACTGGGTGTCGACCGCGGGCAACGATGCCACGGGCGACGGCGGCATGGGGCAGCCGTTCGCCACGGTCGATCGGGCCAGGCTGGCCGTGCGCGGCGATCCCAGGCGGGGCGTCTGCAAGATCGACGTGAACATCATGGGCGGGGTGTATGCCTTGAAGGCGCCCCTCGTTTTCGATCCGCAGGACTCGGGCGCGCCGGGGCGCGAAGTGGTCTACCAGGCGGCGCCCGGCAACAACCAGCCGGTCGTTCTTTCCGGCGGGCTGCCGGTGAGCGGGTTTCAGTGCAACGGCGGCCGCTGCGTGGCGCCGGTGCCTGATCTTCCCTCGGGCGTGATGCCGCGTCAGTTCTATGTGGATGATCAGCGTGCCCTTCGGGCACGGTCGAATACGGCCACGCCGATCAACCCGGATTACCGATGGGTGAGCAACGGTTATCAGGCCGTGGGCACGCCGCTGGCCTTGACGCACCCGGAGCTGGTCGAGGCCGTCACGACCACGCAATGGAAGATGATGCGTTGCCCGGTGGGCGCCAACGCGGGAGGCGTTCTGAGCATGGTGAATCCGTGCTGGAACAACGCCAATACCTTTCCGAAGGAGTGGAGTTTTTACCAGCTTAGCTGGCTGGAGAACGCGCCGGAGTTTCTGACGGACCCCCATATGTGGTACCTCGATCCGTATGCGAAGACGGTCACCTATCTCATGGGCGCATCCACGCCGCCGCAAAGCGCCTATCTGCCGATTCTGGAGTCTTTGCTGCAGATTCAGGGGCGGCCGTCGGCACCGGTGACGGGGCTGCAGTTCCGCAATCTTCAGTTTGAATACGCGACCTGGCTTCTGCCCAACTCGGCCAATGGCTATGTCTCCGACCAGAGCGGCAACCTGCTGATCGGGAGCAATTACGCGACGAACCTCATCGGGCATCAGCAAACGACCTATCCGACCCCGGGCCATATCGCCCTGACGTATGCGCGCGACGTGGCTTTCGTCGGCAACACCTTCAAGCATTTGGGCGGGGCGGCGCTGTCGCTGGGAACGGGATGCCAGAACAACCTGATTCAACAGAATCACTTCGTCGACATCGCATCTTCGGCGCTGATCGTGGGAGGCATCAGCCCGCAGGACATGCGCCCCGATGCTTCGTCGGCCAACAGCGGCAATCAGATTCTCGACAACGTGATCGAAGCCACCGGCCAGGACTATTACGACACGGCGGCGATCTATGTGGGCTTCACCCGGGGCACCCAGATTTCCCACAATTCGATCGACAACGTGCCCTGGAGCGGAATCGCGATCGGCTGGGGCTGGGGCTTGCTCGATCCTTCGGGCTTTCCGGGACTGCCAGGCGCGACGCCAGCCATGTGGGGCAGCTTCGACACGCCCACGGTGTCGAGCGACAACCAGATCACCAACAACGTGATCAGCAACTTCCTCGAAAAACTGTGGGACGGCGGGGCCATCTACACCAATGGGGCCCAGGGCACGAGTTTCGCCAACGGCTTGCTGATCCAGGGCAATGTTGCCGAAGGCAAGCGGTCCAGCGCCGGGGGCAACATCTTTTACACCGATGGAGGCTCGCAGTTCATCACGATCAATCAGAACGTGGCGTTCAACGATCCGGTCGGAACGATCGATTTCGGTCCCTGCGGCTATCCGACCTCGTTCGAGGGCGCCGCGCTCTCGCAGGATCTCTGCCTGCTCACCGCGATCGTGCCCTATGGGGCCGACATGGGGGGCTGCCTGCCTGCGGGCAATCTGCGCTTCACCAACAACTATCTGGCCAATCCCTCGACCTTCTTCGACATCTGCCAGAACGCTCCTTACGTGCCGACCTCGACGCCGAACCTGGTCATGCAGAACATCGCCATCACATCGATGTCGGTGCCCGATGTGATCGCCATCGTGCAGCGCGCGGGGCCAAGATAGTCATCAGACTCAGCGTTTCGCCGCGCGGGCGGCGGCGAGGTCACACCACCCGGTGCCGCAGGGCGGGCAGGCTTTCGCGGTGTCTGGCGATGCGGTCGCGATCGAGGGTTGCGGTGACCACGGCTTCGCCCTCGGCCTGCATCGCGAGCACCTCGCCCCAGGGGTCGACGATCATGCTGTGCCCCCAGGTGCGGCGGCCGTTTTCGTGCACGCCGCCCTGCGCGCTGCCGAGCACATAGGCCAAGTTCTCGATGGCGCGGGCGCGCAGCAGCACTTCCCAATGTTTCTCGCCGGTGGTGTGGGTGAAAGCGGCGGGCAGGAGGTAGAGGTCGCAGGGCGCGGGGTTGGACAGCGCCCGGAACAGCTCGGGAAAGCGCAGGTCGTAGCAGATGGTCAGGCCGATGCGCAGACCTTCGCAGTCGAAGGCCACGGCCTGGGTGCCGGGCGTGATGCTGTCGGCTTCGGCGTAGCGCTCGGTGCCGCGCTGGAAGGCGAACAGGTGCATCTTGTCGTAGCGGGCCGCCTGTTCGCCCGCGGGGTTGAACACCAGCGTGGTGTTGAGCACGCGGTCGGGGTCGGGGCTTTCCAGCGGCAGGGTGCCGCCGACGATCCACAGTCCGTGGCGGCGGGCCGCATCGGCCAGAAAGTCTTGAATGGGGCCGCTGCCGGGCTTTTCGCGCAGGCGGACTTTGTCGGTGTCGGACCGACCCATGAGGCAGAAGTATTCGGGCAGCACGGCCAGCCGCACGCCTTGGGCTGCGGCCTGGGCGAGCAGACCCTCGGCGCGTTGCAGGTTGGCGGCGGCGGACGTGCCGGAGACCATCTGGAGGGCTGCGATTTTCATGGTGGCGTGCGGTGAGGCTGTCGGTTCATTCAGCTTACGTCAGGGCGCCGCGGGCGTGGCGTCTGCGGCTGAATGGCCCCCACGCTCGCTTGCGCTCGCTGCCCCACCCAGGGGGCTGCCCCCGCCTTGGGGCGGCCCTGCGCCGGGGCCAGGGCTGCCGAGCGAAACCTCGTTGACGATGGGGGTGACCCAGGTGCCGGTGATGTCGTACACATGGGTGAAGGCCCGCGCGAGGGGTTCGCGGGCGATGTATTGCGCCAGGAAAGTGCCCAGGCCGACGACGGGGTTCACCAGGGCGTAGGCGAGCGATGCGGCGCCCGCGTTGATGTTGGGCACTACGACCACGCGCAGGTTCTGGGTCTCGGTGGAGAGGTTGGTCTGGCCTTCGATGCGCACCGTGGCCGAGACGCCGCTCATGCGGAAGTCGCGCGTGCTGGCGATGCCGCTGTCCACGCCGACGTCGGCATCGACCTTGTCGAAGGCGAATCCCGACGAGAACAGGTCGCGGAAATCCAGGGTCAGGCGGCGCGGCAGGCTTTGCAGGCTGAGCACGCCCAGCAGCTTGGCGATGCCGGGATCGGCCTTGAGGAACTGGCCGCTGCCGAGCTGCAGCTTGAACTGCCCGTTCAGGCTGGGGAAATCGAGATTGAGGGGCGAACCCAGCCACGCCAGATTGCCGGTGATCTCGCCTTTGCCCCCCTTGAGCAGGCCGGGCTTGCCCAGGGTGGCGAGCAGGCCGCCGGCATCGCCGACGGCAAGCTTGAACTGCATGGTCGTGCGGCGGGCCGGCGTTGCGGCGTCGGCGCTGCCGGGCACGGCGAGCTGCGTGCCCAGGGTGGACCAGGTGCCGCTGCCCGTGAGCACGTTGTCGGGGGTGGCGAGCTCGAAATGGGTGAGCTGCCACTGCTTGCTGCCGTCCACGCGCCCGCGGTTGACCGCCTGCACCTCCAGATGCGTGAAGCGGTGTCCTTGCAGATCGACGTTGTCGGCCACGATGTCCAGGGCCGGAATGCTTCTGGGCTGCTCGTTGAGGAGGTGCTCGACGTCTGAATCGCTCGACTTGGGCAGCTCCAGCCGGGCCAGACGCGCGCTGAGCGTGCCAGGGCTGTTGCCCTGGCCGATCTGCCAGCCGATGTAGCCCGACATCTGGCGCGAGTTCACGTTGGCCTGCAGCAGATCGCCGCTGCGATGGCCGCCGACCACGACCTGATTGATCACGCGGCTCATCAGCGTGAGGCGGCCGATGTCGAACGCGGCGGTGGTGGGCAGAAGGGCGGCCAGTCCGCGGGTCTCCGCAGCGGCGGCCAGAACGGGGGGCGCCGGGGGGACTGTCGTCTCGCTGCCGAGCAGGGGCTTGAGGGCGGCGTCCCAGGCGTCGAGATCGAGCACCGGCAGCTTGACGTTCGCCTGCACCGAGTGTTCGGGCTGCGGCAGCGCGGCCTGGGGGCCGATGGCCAGCCCACCGCTGACGACGCGAAAATCGGCGCCGGTACCGGTCGTGGCCGGGGAATCTTCCAGCACGTATCGCGCGCGTGCCAGACCGCCCAGATCGATCTGCACCGCGTGGCGGCGGCTGCCGTCAGCGGCCGCGGGCAGTGGGGCGCGGGTGTAGAGCAGCGATTCGGGCGCGCTGGCCGGCTTGCCCAGCGGCGGCGGCAGATCGATGGCGGCGCCCACCAGATTGCTGCGCAGCTCCAGCGTCGCGTCGTCGCTGCCGCGCGCTTGGGTGATGCCCAGGGTGTAGGGCGCCTGCCCCTGCAGCACCTTGCCGAGGGTCTGCATCCATTCGGCCTGAGCGCCGCGCAGTCCGCTGCTGCTGAAACTGCCGCTGGCCTGCAACTGCAGCGGCCCGCCCGCCTGCTGGCCGCCGCGCAGGGTGAGGGGGCCGCCGAGCACGTCAGGCGCGTTGAGCGCGAGGTTGAACCCGCCGTGGTTGAACGCCACCGTGCCGCGCACCTTGGTGAAGCGCGGCAGATCGCGGCTCCACGACACGTCCACGCCCTGCAGAGTGGCCAGCCCTTTGAGGGTGGTGCCGTCGAGATGGTCGAGGGGCAGGGTGAGGGCGAGGTCGAGCGCCACCGGGCCCTGGGCCTGCACGTCGTCGAACACGCCGCCGAGCTGCCGGTTGATCGGGCTGTCGACGAGGTAGCGCAAGGCGTCGCTCGCGGGCGCCTGGGCCTTGCCGCTGATGCTGAGCACGCCCTGGTCGAAGCTCGGCAGGCTGCCGTTGACCCCGCTGATGCGCGCACCCAACGCCCGCGCCGAGGCGTTGCGCACCTCCAGGCTGTGCGAGGTCACCCGCAGATCGCCGTTGACCTGGGTGAACTCGGGCCACTCGGCGTTGGCGTGCACGCTGTCGGCGCGGGCGGTCTGCCCGGGCGGCAGCAGGTTTCGCGGGGCGTAGTTGAACACCCCGTTCTCGATCTGCGCATTCACCTCGAAGGTGCCGCCCCGGGCGGGGGTGTCGAAGGGGAAGTCTTCGAGCTGGCCACGAACCGAGAAGTCGACCTTGCGCGCGCTGCCTGCCGCAACGGCGCTGCGCAGATAGTCGCGGGTGTGCAGGGGTATGTCGATGGGCAGATAGCGCCATACCGCCCGGGCGTCGGCGCGGGTGAGCTGGCCCTGCAGATCCATGCTGCCCAGGCCGTGCGCCGCGGCGCGCCAGGTCAGCGTGGCGCGGCCGGCCGCGTCGGCATTGGCGAAGTCGAAGCGGCGGGTGCTGACCTGCCACTGCCCGGCGGTGTCGCGGGTCCAGTCGAGATCGGCGCGCAGGCTGTCGAAACCCAGCCTGGCCGGGGCGTAGATCAAGGGCAGGTCCAGCCCGCCTCGGGTCAGCCGGAGCTGCGCCTGGCCGCCGTCCTGCGAGGCCTTGAGCGTGCCCGACAGGCCGTCGACGCCCGGCAGGTCGGCCGGTAGATGCAGGGCCAGGGCCGCGGCCTTGCCGCGCTCGATCAGGGGACGGGTATCGGCGGGCGGCGTGCCCTCGCCCGCACCGGCGGGGCTGTTCCAGCGCAACGCGGTGAAATCGGCCTGGACGTCATAAGTCGGCGGCGGGCTGCTGAGCGCCACGCCCTGGGGCCAGCGGGCCTGCGCCTCGAAGCGGTCGATGCGGCCCTGCGGCTGCAGCGCGGCCAGGCGAGCCTGCCAGAGCGCGGGCAGCGGCAGGCGTTGCGCCACGGCGGCCAGGGCGCCGAGATCGAGCGCGCCGGTCTGCAGTCGGCCCTGGGCGGCCTCACCCGGGGGGTGCTGCCATTGCCAGTCCACGCTGACGGGGGCCAGAGACTGGCCCTGGGCCGTGCGGAATTGCAGATGCTGCACGCTGGCCTTCTCGCCGCCGGGCAGCGGAGCCCAGGTCATGCGGGTGGAGAGGGTGTCGAGCGCGATGGGGGGCAGCCCCGGGGGCGTGCTCAGCGCGTCGGGGGCGTCGTGGGGGGGGAGTTGAACGGCGATGCCGCGCAGCGCCAGATCGGCGGTGAAGGCGGTCGGGGCGCCCTGGTCGAACTGCGTCCAGGCGCGCACCGAGCCGCGGCCGGTCTGGGTCTGGGCGGGCAGGGTCAGGGGGAGCTGGGGTTGCAGGGCCGCCAGATCGACGTCGGCAACCTCGCCGTACAGCGTGCCCTTCCAGCGCGCGAAGTCGGCGGTGTGACGCAGGAAGAACGGCTGGCGGAAACTGGCGCGCAGATCGATGCGGCCGCCGAAACCCGCGGGCGGCATCGCGGTGAGCGCGGCGCGGTGCGTCACCAGGGCGTTGCGCAGCAGGAGGTTGACCTGCGTGAGCGGCAGGGGCGGTGCGTGCTGCGCGGCGTTCACCCAGGTGAGGCGGCTGTCGAGAATCAGGATTTCGTTCTGGCTGAACAGCCAGTCGGCGAACTGCTGCGCAGCCTCGTTCTTGCCCGACCCGGAGACCGCGAAACGGATGCCGCCGACCTCCAGATGGTCGGCGTCGGTTCGCGTCACCGTGAGATTGGCGCCGCGGATCACCAACTGGTCGAACGTGAGGGCGAGGCGGGAGAGGCTTTTCCACGAGGGCGCGGCGTCCACCTCGGCGAACTGCAGCGCGGGCTGGCCCTGCGGGCCGTCGATGCGCACATCGTGCAGGGCAAACTGCGGCATCAGGCCGTGCCACTGGGTCTGGATCGCGCCGATGTGCACGGGCAGCCCCAGGGCCCGGCTGCTGGCCTGCTCGACCCAGGGGCGGAACTGCTG
It includes:
- a CDS encoding YhdP family protein — protein: MSLLHLSLRAATRIWEAAVLLVLTVYFVLGAGLLTLRYAVLPNAQQFRPWVEQASSRALGLPVHIGAIQTQWHGLMPQFALHDVRIDGPQGQPALQFAEVDAAPSWKSLSRLALTFDQLVIRGANLTVTRTDADHLEVGGIRFAVSGSGKNEAAQQFADWLFSQNEILILDSRLTWVNAAQHAPPLPLTQVNLLLRNALVTHRAALTAMPPAGFGGRIDLRASFRQPFFLRHTADFARWKGTLYGEVADVDLAALQPQLPLTLPAQTQTGRGSVRAWTQFDQGAPTAFTADLALRGIAVQLPPHDAPDALSTPPGLPPIALDTLSTRMTWAPLPGGEKASVQHLQFRTAQGQSLAPVSVDWQWQHPPGEAAQGRLQTGALDLGALAAVAQRLPLPALWQARLAALQPQGRIDRFEAQARWPQGVALSSPPPTYDVQADFTALRWNSPAGAGEGTPPADTRPLIERGKAAALALHLPADLPGVDGLSGTLKASQDGGQAQLRLTRGGLDLPLIYAPARLGFDSLRADLDWTRDTAGQWQVSTRRFDFANADAAGRATLTWRAAAHGLGSMDLQGQLTRADARAVWRYLPIDIPLHTRDYLRSAVAAGSARKVDFSVRGQLEDFPFDTPARGGTFEVNAQIENGVFNYAPRNLLPPGQTARADSVHANAEWPEFTQVNGDLRVTSHSLEVRNASARALGARISGVNGSLPSFDQGVLSISGKAQAPASDALRYLVDSPINRQLGGVFDDVQAQGPVALDLALTLPLDHLDGTTLKGLATLQGVDVSWSRDLPRFTKVRGTVAFNHGGFNLALNAPDVLGGPLTLRGGQQAGGPLQLQASGSFSSSGLRGAQAEWMQTLGKVLQGQAPYTLGITQARGSDDATLELRSNLVGAAIDLPPPLGKPASAPESLLYTRAPLPAAADGSRRHAVQIDLGGLARARYVLEDSPATTGTGADFRVVSGGLAIGPQAALPQPEHSVQANVKLPVLDLDAWDAALKPLLGSETTVPPAPPVLAAAAETRGLAALLPTTAAFDIGRLTLMSRVINQVVVGGHRSGDLLQANVNSRQMSGYIGWQIGQGNSPGTLSARLARLELPKSSDSDVEHLLNEQPRSIPALDIVADNVDLQGHRFTHLEVQAVNRGRVDGSKQWQLTHFELATPDNVLTGSGTWSTLGTQLAVPGSADAATPARRTTMQFKLAVGDAGGLLATLGKPGLLKGGKGEITGNLAWLGSPLNLDFPSLNGQFKLQLGSGQFLKADPGIAKLLGVLSLQSLPRRLTLDFRDLFSSGFAFDKVDADVGVDSGIASTRDFRMSGVSATVRIEGQTNLSTETQNLRVVVVPNINAGAASLAYALVNPVVGLGTFLAQYIAREPLARAFTHVYDITGTWVTPIVNEVSLGSPGPGAGPPQGGGSPLGGAASASERGGHSAADATPAAP
- a CDS encoding carbon-nitrogen hydrolase family protein — its product is MKIAALQMVSGTSAAANLQRAEGLLAQAAAQGVRLAVLPEYFCLMGRSDTDKVRLREKPGSGPIQDFLADAARRHGLWIVGGTLPLESPDPDRVLNTTLVFNPAGEQAARYDKMHLFAFQRGTERYAEADSITPGTQAVAFDCEGLRIGLTICYDLRFPELFRALSNPAPCDLYLLPAAFTHTTGEKHWEVLLRARAIENLAYVLGSAQGGVHENGRRTWGHSMIVDPWGEVLAMQAEGEAVVTATLDRDRIARHRESLPALRHRVV
- a CDS encoding right-handed parallel beta-helix repeat-containing protein, whose product is MGCLLIGTALGLQGCGGGSGPSAPGDACATYWVSTAGNDATGDGGMGQPFATVDRARLAVRGDPRRGVCKIDVNIMGGVYALKAPLVFDPQDSGAPGREVVYQAAPGNNQPVVLSGGLPVSGFQCNGGRCVAPVPDLPSGVMPRQFYVDDQRALRARSNTATPINPDYRWVSNGYQAVGTPLALTHPELVEAVTTTQWKMMRCPVGANAGGVLSMVNPCWNNANTFPKEWSFYQLSWLENAPEFLTDPHMWYLDPYAKTVTYLMGASTPPQSAYLPILESLLQIQGRPSAPVTGLQFRNLQFEYATWLLPNSANGYVSDQSGNLLIGSNYATNLIGHQQTTYPTPGHIALTYARDVAFVGNTFKHLGGAALSLGTGCQNNLIQQNHFVDIASSALIVGGISPQDMRPDASSANSGNQILDNVIEATGQDYYDTAAIYVGFTRGTQISHNSIDNVPWSGIAIGWGWGLLDPSGFPGLPGATPAMWGSFDTPTVSSDNQITNNVISNFLEKLWDGGAIYTNGAQGTSFANGLLIQGNVAEGKRSSAGGNIFYTDGGSQFITINQNVAFNDPVGTIDFGPCGYPTSFEGAALSQDLCLLTAIVPYGADMGGCLPAGNLRFTNNYLANPSTFFDICQNAPYVPTSTPNLVMQNIAITSMSVPDVIAIVQRAGPR